The DNA region CGTTTTCCAATAACTGCATCAAGTATCcttttttaaatcagctttattgagataaaactgACCTGTACAATAAACTGCACACATGTAAAGTGTACAGTTAGGTGAGCTTTGACACGTGTAACacctatgaaaccatcaccacaatcatgATAATGGATCTTGCTTAttggttttaaaatgtaaattaatgaaataaaatgaaaaattccgTCCCTCCCTCGATGGAACTAACCACATTTCGCGTGCTCAgaagccacatgtggccagtggccacTGTGTATTTACTTGGTTACCGGTGGTCTTCACTGCAGGATAAATGCCCCCAAAAGCTGGGTCCTTGTCGGTTGTGTTCATGGTGCATCCCCAGAGCCGGGCTCATGGGACATTCCAACTAAGACCTGAAAGATTTGTCCAGTGAATAAGTGAACAGAGAGAGCAGGTTGGTTAGACAGAGAGGGTGTAGGTCACGTCAGGAAATGGTGGTTCAGGACCGAAGGGCAGAGGAGCCTTGGGCCAGAGGGTGGGTGCCGAGGGGGCCCCAGAGGATGTTTCGAGGATCAAGGTACACAGGAGGCTCTGTTGTTGGCTCAGCAGAGGGACCTCAAAGGGAGCTCCTGGGGACAGAAAGGTGTGTAAGTGAGACCATGACATGGAGCCTGGAACCAGGCTGGACACATTTTTgagcctctctctgcctcagttttcctcatctgtaaaatgggaataatagcacTTACCTCATAGAGTTCCTACGAGGATCTGATGACTTAATACAgttgcttagaacagtgcccaaaACTCAATACATGTTCATTATCATTAAGGAAGGGAGATCCAACGGGCAGGTTCAGGACATTAGGACCTACACCCTGGGTCCCAGGAAAGACACCCTCCCCTGGATTTTGGAGTTCCCTTCTTGTGGCTTCCTCCTGTTTTTGAGCTTGATGTCTGTAGGTCACCTTGCGGGACTCTCCCACTTCTGTTCTCATTCACTGGCTCATCCGTGTGGCGTGCACTCAGCAGTGGCCTGCTCTGTGCCTGCCCTGGGTTAACCTCACCTGTGCTCCCGCAACGCTGTCCCTCCCCAGGGCACATTCGCCTCCCAGGTGACGATGGAAGGCGACAAGATGAAAGTGGAGCGGGAGATCGATGGGGGCCTGGAGACCCTGCGCCTGAAGCTGCCTGCCGTGGTGACCGCTGACCTGCGGCTCAACGAGCCCCGCTACGCCACGTTGCCCAACATCATGGTGAGTGCTTGGCAGATGGGCCACTGGGGGCCTGGGGACGGGTGAGTGCTGCAGGCCCAGTGCCTCCCTTGTGGTCAGGTCGGAGGAGAGAGGACCCAAGGGACGTCTCCTCCAAAGGAAGGGGTCACCCGGTCAGTTTGACTAACGGAGCGGGTTCACTGAATCATTTCTGCCAATAGTGAGAGTTCGGGGTTGGGGGGTGTGGCTGTTTTGGCGAACAGGGAGGGTTTGCTGGTTACCTCAGCCAATAGAAAGGCTTCACTGGACTCTAGGAAGGGTTCCTCTGTCATTCCAACCAATGGGAAAAGTTCATTGTATAATCTTAGCCAAATAAGGAGGATTCATTAAGTCATCTTGGTTTGTCAGGGAAGGTTCCCCCGGTAATCATTACCAAGAGGAAGGAATCATTTAGGCCATCATGGCTAACTAGGAAGAGTTCATGGGGTCTCTTGGCTAACAGGAAGAGTTCACTGTTCACCATGGCTCTAGAATGGGTTCATTGGGTCATCTCAGCCAATAGGAAGAGTTCAGTGTATCATCTCAGGCAATACGGAGGGTTTAGTGTGTCATCTCAGCCAATAGCGTTTAATGTGTCATCTCAGCCAATAGGGTGAGTTGTCATCTCAGCCGAAATGGAGAGTTCGGTGTGTCATCTCATCTGATAGGGGGCGTTCAGTATGTCATTTCATCCAACAAGGAGGGTTCATTGAGTCATCTCAGCCAATAGGTGAGTTCAAGTGAGTCATCTCAGCCAGTAGGAAGGTTTCAGCATGTCATCCTAGGCAATAGGGAGGGTTCAGTAGGTCATCTCATCTAATAGGGAGGGTTCAATGAGTCATCATCTCAGCCAACAGGGAGAGTACAGTTGGTCATCTTGGCCAAAAGTCTATTGAGTTATTATTGCCAGAAGGATGACTTTGCCAGTCCGTTCCAGCCAGTGAAGGACTTCCCACGGCGGTTGACTAAAGGCGGGCTCCCACGATAGGAGGGCTCCCCAGGGCATCCCAGCCAGCAGGGATGTAGCAGGAATTGTCCACAGCAGGTGTGGCCCTGTAAGAGGTCACGTGTGCCCTGGCCAGTGGGCAGGTCCAGAAGGGTTCAGCCAGTGGGAGTGGTTCTGCGGACGTGGCACCCATGGAAGGGGGCTGCAGGAGTGTGGGCAGGGGCTTGGGCAGCCCTGTGAACCGTGGGCCTCCCATGTGCAGAAAGCCAAGAAGAAGAAGATCGAGGTGATCAAGGCTGGGGACCTGGGTGTGGACCTGACCTCCAAGCTCTCCGTGATTAGCGTGGAAGACCCACCCCAGCGCACGGCCGGTGTCAAGGTGGAGACCACAGAGGACCTGGTGGCCAAGCTGAAGGAGATTGGGCGCATTTGAGCCCTTTCCCTGAAACCCGGCAATAAAACCATGACTCTTCTGACGTCTGTCTTTGTTAACTCATTCCCCAGAAACCCATtctttgattcattcaacaaacatttacttaagTCTCCTGcgtgccaggtcctgtgctgggTGACACTGGGGAACCAGGGGAGTCACATCTGGCCCCTGCCTGTGAGGAGCTTCCATGGTGAAGGGGGCACAGACAATGGGGCCAGGCTCTTGTTGAGACTTGGGACACGAGAGGGAATGAGGCCGGAAGGTCTGGTCCTGGTTGGGGAGACAGACAAGCAACAGACAATCAAAACCTAGTGTGAGGATGAAGAGCGGGGGCCTGGAGTCAGACATAGTGATTTTAGACCCTCACTGTCACACTTACCAGCTGTGAGATCTTGAGTGAGTTACTTCCCgtctctgatcttcagtttcctcatgtggaCGATCGAAATAGTAAGAGCTTGGTGTAGTGGTTGGGGGCCTAGGGTCTAGATCCCAAGGCCCTGGGTTCAGCTCCCAGCCTGGCCAGTCCCTGGCTCTGAGAGGACCTTTGGCAGGTTCCTATTCTCTGAGCCTGGGTTTCTTCCTCCATCAGGTGGAGTTAGTAATAATACCCATTTTCTGGTTGTCTGTCATGGCATGACAGACCTCTCCACAACTTGGTGGCTTAAgccaaaaatcatttattttgcttgtaAATCTGAAATTTGGGCAGGGCTTGGCGAGGCAGCTTGCCTGTCCTCCATGTGGCGTCAGTCTGGGTGGCTCAAATGGCGTGTCTAAGATGCCTCGGTCATGTGCCTGGCAAGCTGGCTGGGGATGTTGACTTGAGCTGGCTGCTGGCCAGGGACCATGATTCCTCTCCACTGGGATGATTGAGCTTCCTCACATCATGGCGGCTGGGTCCCGAGCGGGAGCATTCTGTAATGCGGGAAGTGGAGTATGCCAGTCTCTCAAGGCCTAGACGCAGAAACTAGCACAGGGCCACTTGTGCTGTACTCTCTGGGTCTGACAGTCACAGAGCCTACCTAGATCCAAGGGAGGGCGAGATAGACCCTATTTCTTAGTAGGAGGAGGGTTGAATTTGTAGCCATTTTTAAGCTACAAAACCTGCCCCatgggttgttgttgtttttttttttaatatctatttatttattggctgcgccaggtcttagttgtggcgtatgggatctagttccctgaccagggatcgaacctgggtcccctgcattgggggcgcggagtcaaccactggaccaccagcaaagtccTCCCATGGGGTTTTGAAGGGTCATTAATGTAGCATCTTCAGAACCCTAGCTGACATGCAGAAAATGTTACTCTGTATTATCACCACTACTAGCACGGGGTGGTAGGGAAGGCTTTCAGGAGGAGTGAGCAGCCTGACCTTTGTGGACCAAGCTCTTCCCTCTGGCTGTGCAACCTCCAGCAGTTCCCTTGATGTCTCTGAGCCATGGTATCCTTGTTTGTAAACACCCGGCTCATAGAGCATTTGGAAGTGTTCAGCCTGATAACGCCCAGGAAGAATTTCGCACAGTTCCTGGACCACAGTACATGGGTAATTATTATTTTGGTTCTTGATAAGGTGAGACTTGAAGGACAAGTTGTGGTTAAGCCAGgttggaaggggtgggggagtgagcCAGAGCTTTCAGGCAAAGGAAACTGTCCCGGCCaaggctgggaggggagagatggcCTAAGAACGGCAGGGTGTTCAAAGAGGAAGTGctggagggggaaaggagggggtgggTGTAGGCCATGCAGGGCCTGGAAGTTCTGATGAGGAACTCGGTTGTCTTCCAAGGCCAGGTGCTGGGGAGCCACAGGAGGGCTGTGAGGGATGGGGGGTGCCGCTCTGGGGGTAGAAAGACTCAAGGACCATCTGGGGGGGGCCACGGACTGGAGGGAGGAGGCTAGGCAAGCGGACAGAGGAAGTCAGGGCCTGTGCTGGGGTCTGGCTGGTagaaagaggaagggatggagcagagagattgagggggcaggaggggtgggatCCAGAGACTGACAGcagtgaggggaaggaagaagggaggaaggctCCCAGCATCCCTCTAGGTGGCAGAGCCGCACCGGAGATGGAGGATGCAGGAGGGTGGGGTTAGGGGGAAGACTCTTAAGTTTAGTGGGACACGGGGCATGTTAAGACCTGGGGGTTGAGGAGACACAGTGCTGGCTCTCAGGAGAGACAACTGGGTGGAAGATAGCCACTTGAGACTTGGCCCTGAGGGCAGCAGGGGACCGTGGAGAGCAGACGAGGAGCAGGATCGGACCTGCGGGCGGGTGGGGGCGtgctctcctccaggaagtcttcctgacttcacctccccacccccctccacaaGTTTGTTACTAAGTTTCCAGCTGGGACTCCAGTCTCACCGTCTgcccccaggggctggggagtgcaGAGGTTACGCTGGGCCTAGCTGATGAGGACAAGTGGGGCAGGGTGTGGGTGGCTCAGCCATAATATCTGGGCGGGGGATCCTGCCACCTCCCCCTGGATCTGGCTTCCTTCTCCGCCCAGGAAGCTATCAGTCCTGTTGGACTCGTCTAGCCCGGGAGGAATGGGTGCAGGCCCTGGGTCTTGCCCCAGTATCCTCGTGGGTGCAGCTGGCACCATGGACACCTCGCGGGCTCTGCTGCTCTTCCTGTTCCTGGGTAAGCCCCCCTACTCAGCCCCTTGCCCACCACTTCCCTTCTCTGCAGCCCAGcaactccctcccctcctttcctctgcaGCCTCGGGAGTAAGAGTCCTCGCCGTCAAAGCCTCTTCTGGAATTCAGAGAACCAATCTCTCCTCGGACTCGGAAAGCTCTTCCCAGGGCCCGGGTTTGAAAGTTCCCTCCATCAAACCCCCCAGCTGGAAATTTCCAGATCAGTCTCCAGGTTCAAAAGCCTCTGCTGATATCCCTCATTCTGAATGGTCTCCTGAGGTGCTGAATTTGAAGGATGTGCCCGGGTCCTTCCGGtccagtgtttctgctgagagcAAAAATCGGAACCTGGACCCCTTCTCCGGAATCCCTGGCTCCCAAGTATTTCCTCGTACCTCGGGTTCTCAAGTTCCTGCCCCAAACCCGGAGCCTTCCTCCTCTGTTAAGACCCCAGCTTCCAAAAGTCAAGTCCCCAATACTACCGTCTCTGTGGAGGCCCCAGTTTCAAAACTCTCCCCTCAGGATCAGGATCTTAAATCCTCTGCCTGGAGCCTGGACTCCAAAGTTACCTCAGAGGCCTGCTCGGGGCCAAGCTTGCCCCCGCAAATGGGGGGCCCTCTGGCGGTGCTGGTGGGGACCACAATCCAACTCCCTCTGGCTCCAGTTCCTGGCCTTggtcccccttcccctctgctggTTTGGCGCCAAGGTTCCAAGGTGCTGGTAGCTGGGAGTCTGGGGCCAGGGGCCCCGCTCATCAGCCTGGACCCCACGTACGGAGACCGCCTACGATTTGACGAGACCCGAGGGAGTCTGGAACTCTCCTCTGCCCAGCTAGAGGATGCTGGGCTCTACACAGCTGAGGTCATCCAGGCCGGGGTCTCCCGGCAGATTTGGGAGTTCGTGGTGCGTGTATATGGTAAGTGGGCCCTGAGGTCCCGAGGGCTGGCTGCAGGGGCTGCTGTGGGCAGGTTACTGAGGATGTGTTTCCTGCCCCAGAGGAAGGGGTTCCTAGACAGGGGAGAGGGACTtctgggctggagggagggagaagaggagctGGGGGTCAAGACGGGTGCTTGAGGGAAATTGGACCTGGGGACCAAAACTCCTGGGAGCCCGGACTCCCGAgtcccagagaggagagagctgggtACTCGGACTCGGGTCTGTGAGAAGAAGAGGACTCTTGGGGCTAAGAGGAGGGCTAAGAGAGGGCCTCGGCTGGGGCGAAATCCTGGGTGTAAGaggtggagggggctggggctCCCTGGGCCTAAGGGACGAGGGGGCTGAGAACCGAGTCCTGAGTCCGTTCCCCCTCTCCCAGAGCCCGTGTCCAAGCTGTCGGTGAAGCCTGAGGTCCCGGAGACCGAGGAGGGGGCGGCGGAGCTCCGGCTGCGCTGTGTTGGGTGGAGGCCGGGTCGCGGGGAGCTGAGCTGGACCCGGGACGGACGCGTCCTGGGGTCAGCGGACCCTGCGGGAGTGGAGCCACTCCGGATCCGCGTAGAGGGCGACGAGCTGCTCATCGCGCGCCCTACGCGCAGCGACCAGGCCCGGTACACCTGCCGCGTCCACAGCCCCTTCGGCCACACGGAGGCCGCGACCAACGTCAGTGTTTTCTGTGAGTGCGGGGGTGCCTCCGGTCGGGGACAGGGATCTGAGGGCTCAGGCTCCTGGAgtccctggggaggagagggctggCGGTCCAGTCTCCGGAAATCCTGGAGGAGCCCCAGTTGACCCCGACTCTCGCGGTTCCGACCCCCTTCCTCCGCCTAGACGGCCCGGATCTGCCGGTCATCACTGTCTCCTCGGACCGCGACGCCGACCCCTCCCTCTTTGTCACCGCGGGCAGCAACGTGACCCTGCGCTGCACCGCCGCCTCGCGGCCACCGGCCGACATCGCATGGAGCCTGGCCGACCCGGCCGAGGCCGCGGTGCCCGCCGGCCCGCGCCTCCTGCTGCCCGCGGTCCGGCCCGGCCACGGCGGCGCCTACGCCTGTCTCGCAGCGAACCCTCGCACCGGCTACCGCCGCCGCTCGCTGCTCAAACTCACGGTGGCGGGTGAGGGCGgcggggtgggatggaggggcgGGGTCAGCAAGGAAGGGCGGACGTGCCCGGGAGAAGGGGCGGAACCGGCAAGGGGCTGGGATACCCGGGGGGGATGGGCGGGGGGGAAAAAGCGTGGTGGGGCGTGGCCGGCAGGGAGGGGCGGAGATCCCCGTAGAAGGAACGGGGGGATGCACAAGAGAAGGGGAGGAGCAAGGATGGCCaggagagggggcggggccagcACTGAGAGGGCGGGGCTTCCTCGGGATGAAGGCGTCTCATCAAATTAAGCAGCGGACTTCAACGGCAGAGTAGGAGACAGAAAGGAAAGGGACTAAGTTGCTTGGGCCAGTAAGTGGGATCAGCAAGAGAGAGAAGTTACCTGGGAAAGGGGGCAGAGTCACGAGAGAAAGGGGTGGAATCATTCTAGAAAGGGGCAGAGTCGTCTTAGAAAGGGGGCAGGGTCCACTAGGAAGGGCAGGGATGTCAAGAAAAGGGGAGGGTTCAGTAGGAAGAGGCTACTCGCGGAGTAATCAAAGAGGGGGGGCCAAAGTAACCTGGTGGAAGGGGTGGAGCTAGAAAAAAGGGTCGGGGTTACGTTTGGAAGGACAGGTATCAGTGTGGGAAGATGAAGTTTCCTTCGGAAAGGGGGACAGTCAGTGGGGCTGCGACTGCCCACCTAGCCCAGGAGTTGCCGGGGAAAGGGAGCGGGGTCTGTAAGAGAACGGGGCGGGGTCAGTGCCTACAGGGCGGGCCCAGGTGAAGAAGGGGTGGAGTGAACGCGCGAGAGGCGGGGCTAGAGGGGAACTGGGAGAGAACTGACTGACCCCTtgatctctccctcccctccacagaTCTGCCCCCCGGGTCCCCACAGTGCTCAGTCGAAGGGGGTCCTGGGGATCGCTTCCTCCGCTTCCGCTGCTCGTGGCCCGGCGGGTTCCCTGCCGCCTCCCTGCAGTTCCAGGGTCTCCCCAAAGGCGTCCAGGCGGGACCGGTGTCCTCTGTGCTCCTGGAGGCTGTCCCCGCCCAGCCCCGGCTCAGCGGCGTCCCCGTCACCTGCCTTGCTCGCCACCTGATGACCACGCGCACCTGCACTGTCACCCCGGGTGAGAGCCTGTGGgacttctttcctgttttccgAGGAGGAGGggctatttctttcctcctttagaaCTTGAGAAAAGGGGACTTCCTAACTACAGGAAGAGAGATTTCCTCTATCTGTAACCCTACAGAAGGTATGAGGTTTTCCCTATACCTCAAGGAGGGGCGGGGCCAAAATTTCTTTCCTGGACCCAGGAAGAGGACTGACACTTTCCCACGTGTTCAGAGCAATACATGGTTGAGAATAATATGAGTTTCCCAGGCCAGGACCTGGCCTGTCTTACGTACTTCCTAAGTCCTTGTTAAGGAaatcagatgaatgaatgagggagtgaTTGAAAGGGCAGATCTTCTTCTTTTGGCTAAGGTGCCCTATTAGATTCACCAAAGGGCACAGGACTTGTTCTCTTTCTTGATTGGGTTTCTTCCACCTGCAGAGGCCCCTCGAGAGGTGCTGTTGCATCCGATGGTCGAGGAGACACAGTCAGGGAAGGCGGAAGTGGCGCTGCAGGCCTCTGGCTGTCTCCCACCTTCTCGAGCATCTTGGGCCCGGGAAGGGCGGCCCCTGGCCTCCGGAGACCAGGGACGCCTGCGGCCTAGCCAGGATGGGCAGAGGCTCCTCATCGGCAACTTCAGCCTGGACTGGGACCTGGGAAATTACTCCGTGCTGTGCAGTGGGGCGCTGGGTGCTGGGGGCGACGAGATCACCCTCACTGGTGAGCCCCATCCTTTCCCAGAACCCAGGTCCTCCAGCCCTCTCTTCTCTCAAACCCAGGAGACTGGGATTCCAGCCTGTTCCTCCCTCAGACCAaggagtccaggcccccagtTCCCTCCTCCCTTGGACACAGATATCTTGGTCCCCGGCCTCTGCCGACCCCAGACCCTAGAACTCCCACCCCCAGATCCCTGACCCGTCAGGGAATCCTAGACCCCAGTCACTTTTTCCATTAAACCCTCAGACCCAAGAGTTTGGGCCCCCAGTCCCTTCCTTTCTTAGACCCAGGAGTTGGGGTCTCCAGACCCTCTGCCCCTGGGACCTAGGAGTCCAGGCCCGTggccctctttcctctccctgctaGGACCCATGAATCCAACCCCCACCTTgattccacccccaccccctcaggACCTTCTATCTCCTCATGGAGGCTGCAGAGAACCCGGGATGCAGCAGTGCTGACTTGGGATGTGGAGCGAGGGGCCCTGATCAGCAGTTTCCAGATCCAGGCACAGGTAGAGAACCCTGACCTGAGCAAAGCCACCGCGTCCGAGGACTGGATCTCCCTGCTCACCCTCGGACCTCGGGATCGCTCAGCTGTGGTGCCCCTCCTTCCTCAGAAGCCTCGGGCCTGGGTCTTTCGTATCCTGCCCACTCTGGGGCACCAGCCAGGGACCCCATCCCAAAGCCAGGTCTACCGCACCGGTGAGTGAGAGCTGCTGGGCTTCCAGCTGGGCTGAGAAGCCCTTCTCCTGGGCTTCCTCCTGTCAGTCTGTTTTGTTggatcttccttctttctctgtgttagtttcctgggcTTGCTGTAAGAAGGTACCATGAACTGTGTGGctggaaacaacagaaatgtattctctcctaACTCTGGAGGCCAGGATTCTGAAATCGGGGTGTCTGCAGGGCCATGCTTTCTCCGAGACTCTGCATAGACCCCTTGCTTGCCTCTTTCTAGCTTCTGACGGTGACGGTCAATCCTTGGCGCCACTCCAACCTCTGCCCTCAGCTTCTcacagcctcctcctcctccctgtgtgtgcctctgtcttcttcctcttcttcttttttttttataaatttatttatttacttgtttttatttttggccatattgggtcttcattgcggtgcgcgggcttctcattgcggtggcttctcttgttgcggagcacgggctctaggcgcgagggcttcagtagttgtggcgcacgggcttagttgctccgtggcatgtgggatcttcctggcccagggcttgaacccgtgttccctgcattggcaggcggattcttaaccactgtgccactagggaagccctgcctctgtcttcttgtaaggacacaagtcatatcagattagggcccaccctcatgatctcatctcGACTTGattggttgaattgtgtctcccccccAAAGATACAGTAGTCCCCTTTTATCCTCGGTTTTGATTTCTGAGGTTTCAGTTACCAGGGGTCAACcgtggtctgaaaatattaaatggaaaatttcagaaataggCGATTCATAAGTTGTAAATTGTGTGCctgagtagcgtgatgaaatctcACGCTGGCCCCTCCATCCCACCAGGGATGTGAATCACACCTTTGTCCGGAGTATTCTGCCTGTTACTTTGAAACTGTCTCAGTTATCAGTTCAACCGTCATGCTGTGTCAGTGCTTGGGTTCAGGTAACCCTTATTTTAGTAATGGCCCCAAAgcgcaagagtagtgatgctggaaAAAGCATAGAATACATAGGGTTTTGCACTATccgtggtttcaggcatccactgagggtcttggaatgtatcccctgAAGATAAGGGCAGGGGGAACTACTGTATACTGACGTCCTGACCctcagtacctgtgaatgtgaccttctttggaaaagaaGTCTCTGCATATTATCTTgacttgatcacatctgcaaagactctatttccaaagaaggtcacattcacaggtactgagggttaggataTCACTGTGTCTTTTTTGGGGACACACAATTCAACCAGCAACACTCCCCACCTTCTAAGTATTGGATGTGTCAGTCCTCAGCCCTCTTCTCCACCTATATTTCTCCCCAGTGTGGCCTGTCCACTCtcatcaccttaaatatcatTAATACTCAGATGACTCTCAAATGTCtgatctccagcccagacctctgaACTCCAGACTTGAAAAGCCACCTCCCTACTTGACATCTTCACTTTGGATGTCCAGCTGGCATTTCAGACTTTACATGTCCAAAATAGATCTCTTgaggtttttttctccccaactacaccctcccccccagcccccaccaacTCTCCAGTCTTCCCATCCTGGGACATGGCACCACCCACGTGCTGACGTCACCTCCAACATCCCAAATACCAGCAGGGTCCCATCACTTCCTTCTGAAATGCTTTCCCAATCCATCCACTTCTTTGCATTACACTCTGGTCAGACACCACCATCCTCTCTTGCCTGGGCTGCAGCAGCCGTTTACCTGGTCTCTATACGCCCCCTCTTGCCCTCTTACAATCCATTCTCCAGGTAGAAGCCGAAGTTATGCAAATCCGATCACGTTGTTGCTGCCTTGCTTAAAAGCCTTTCATGCCTAGCCTCTGGCCCCTGTTAATCCCTCTAACTTCATCCTTTACCTCTTCCACCTTCATTCCGTGTCCGCCACCCACAGTTTTCATTGAACGCAGAAAACTCTTTCCTACGTCTGAGTCTTTGCAtgttctgttccctctgcttggaacaccCTTCCCCCTGTTTAGCATGCCCGGCTCCTTATTccccaggtctctgctcaaatgttccTCAAGGACCTTCCTTCACCAACTTTTCTAAATGTCACCTCCCCTTCCATTATTTCTATCATagcccatttattttttcttctgagcaCAATCtgaaattatgttatttatttgcaCATTCGTTTCTGATTTCCCTCCTAAAATTAATCCTCACGGTAGCAGGTATGTTGGTTTGCTCACCAATGGAGCTTCACCACCTGGCAGAATGCCAGGCACACCACATTCACTCAGGAAATGTTAAATGAATTGAGAGTGCTGGGGTCCCAGATTCCTGGGTTCTGaggggggctggggcaggggctcagGAAACAGGTCCGGATTTGGCTCCTGCTCCCCTTATCCGCCTTCTCTTGGTCTCTTCCAGGCCCCACCTTGGGCCCTGGGGCCATCGCTGGCATCGTCCTGGGCTCCCTACTGGGCCTGGCGCTCCTGGCAGCACTTCTCATCCTGTGCATCTGCTATCTGTGCCACTTTCAAGGTGAGTGAGTGACCAACTGGTAGGTTCCCTACAGAGAGTCCCATTGCTTCAGGCTCTGAACCAATCAGCAGCAGTTACCTCATCCAGCCTGCCTTCCTACCTCCGTATCAGCCAATC from Balaenoptera musculus isolate JJ_BM4_2016_0621 chromosome 19, mBalMus1.pri.v3, whole genome shotgun sequence includes:
- the VSIG10L gene encoding V-set and immunoglobulin domain-containing protein 10-like isoform X1, with product MRTSGAGCGWLSHNIWAGDPATSPWIWLPSPPRKLSVLLDSSSPGGMGAGPGSCPSILVGAAGTMDTSRALLLFLFLGKPPYSAPCPPLPFSAAQQLPPLLSSAASGVRVLAVKASSGIQRTNLSSDSESSSQGPGLKVPSIKPPSWKFPDQSPGSKASADIPHSEWSPEVLNLKDVPGSFRSSVSAESKNRNLDPFSGIPGSQVFPRTSGSQVPAPNPEPSSSVKTPASKSQVPNTTVSVEAPVSKLSPQDQDLKSSAWSLDSKVTSEACSGPSLPPQMGGPLAVLVGTTIQLPLAPVPGLGPPSPLLVWRQGSKVLVAGSLGPGAPLISLDPTYGDRLRFDETRGSLELSSAQLEDAGLYTAEVIQAGVSRQIWEFVVRVYEPVSKLSVKPEVPETEEGAAELRLRCVGWRPGRGELSWTRDGRVLGSADPAGVEPLRIRVEGDELLIARPTRSDQARYTCRVHSPFGHTEAATNVSVFYGPDLPVITVSSDRDADPSLFVTAGSNVTLRCTAASRPPADIAWSLADPAEAAVPAGPRLLLPAVRPGHGGAYACLAANPRTGYRRRSLLKLTVADLPPGSPQCSVEGGPGDRFLRFRCSWPGGFPAASLQFQGLPKGVQAGPVSSVLLEAVPAQPRLSGVPVTCLARHLMTTRTCTVTPEAPREVLLHPMVEETQSGKAEVALQASGCLPPSRASWAREGRPLASGDQGRLRPSQDGQRLLIGNFSLDWDLGNYSVLCSGALGAGGDEITLTGPSISSWRLQRTRDAAVLTWDVERGALISSFQIQAQVENPDLSKATASEDWISLLTLGPRDRSAVVPLLPQKPRAWVFRILPTLGHQPGTPSQSQVYRTGPTLGPGAIAGIVLGSLLGLALLAALLILCICYLCHFQGETPNKKKHPPRLTPVFSLPKRKFQSETPEQTPQPLPLSVPLEDPSPTRPHPATDPRTVNFSHGVPKTVRAATQV
- the VSIG10L gene encoding V-set and immunoglobulin domain-containing protein 10-like isoform X2, with protein sequence MRTSGAGCGWLSHNIWAGDPATSPWIWLPSPPRKLSVLLDSSSPGGMGAGPGSCPSILVGAAGTMDTSRALLLFLFLASGVRVLAVKASSGIQRTNLSSDSESSSQGPGLKVPSIKPPSWKFPDQSPGSKASADIPHSEWSPEVLNLKDVPGSFRSSVSAESKNRNLDPFSGIPGSQVFPRTSGSQVPAPNPEPSSSVKTPASKSQVPNTTVSVEAPVSKLSPQDQDLKSSAWSLDSKVTSEACSGPSLPPQMGGPLAVLVGTTIQLPLAPVPGLGPPSPLLVWRQGSKVLVAGSLGPGAPLISLDPTYGDRLRFDETRGSLELSSAQLEDAGLYTAEVIQAGVSRQIWEFVVRVYEPVSKLSVKPEVPETEEGAAELRLRCVGWRPGRGELSWTRDGRVLGSADPAGVEPLRIRVEGDELLIARPTRSDQARYTCRVHSPFGHTEAATNVSVFYGPDLPVITVSSDRDADPSLFVTAGSNVTLRCTAASRPPADIAWSLADPAEAAVPAGPRLLLPAVRPGHGGAYACLAANPRTGYRRRSLLKLTVADLPPGSPQCSVEGGPGDRFLRFRCSWPGGFPAASLQFQGLPKGVQAGPVSSVLLEAVPAQPRLSGVPVTCLARHLMTTRTCTVTPEAPREVLLHPMVEETQSGKAEVALQASGCLPPSRASWAREGRPLASGDQGRLRPSQDGQRLLIGNFSLDWDLGNYSVLCSGALGAGGDEITLTGPSISSWRLQRTRDAAVLTWDVERGALISSFQIQAQVENPDLSKATASEDWISLLTLGPRDRSAVVPLLPQKPRAWVFRILPTLGHQPGTPSQSQVYRTGPTLGPGAIAGIVLGSLLGLALLAALLILCICYLCHFQGETPNKKKHPPRLTPVFSLPKRKFQSETPEQTPQPLPLSVPLEDPSPTRPHPATDPRTVNFSHGVPKTVRAATQV
- the VSIG10L gene encoding V-set and immunoglobulin domain-containing protein 10-like isoform X3 is translated as MRTSGAGCGWLSHNIWAGDPATSPWIWLPSPPRKLSVLLDSSSPGGMGAGPGSCPSILVGAAGTMDTSRALLLFLFLGKPPYSAPCPPLPFSAAQQLPPLLSSAASGVRVLAVKASSGIQRTNLSSDSESSSQGPGLKVPSIKPPSWKFPDQSPGSKASADIPHSEWSPEVLNLKDVPGSFRSSVSAESKNRNLDPFSGIPGSQVFPRTSGSQVPAPNPEPSSSVKTPASKSQVPNTTVSVEAPVSKLSPQDQDLKSSAWSLDSKVTSEACSGPSLPPQMGGPLAVLVGTTIQLPLAPVPGLGPPSPLLVWRQGSKVLVAGSLGPGAPLISLDPTYGDRLRFDETRGSLELSSAQLEDAGLYTAEVIQAGVSRQIWEFVVRVYEPVSKLSVKPEVPETEEGAAELRLRCVGWRPGRGELSWTRDGRVLGSADPAGVEPLRIRVEGDELLIARPTRSDQARYTCRVHSPFGHTEAATNVSVFYGPDLPVITVSSDRDADPSLFVTAGSNVTLRCTAASRPPADIAWSLADPAEAAVPAGPRLLLPAVRPGHGGAYACLAANPRTGYRRRSLLKLTVADLPPGSPQCSVEGGPGDRFLRFRCSWPGGFPAASLQFQGLPKGVQAGPVSSVLLEAVPAQPRLSGVPVTCLARHLMTTRTCTVTPEAPREVLLHPMVEETQSGKAEVALQASGCLPPSRASWAREGRPLASGDQGRLRPSQDGQRLLIGNFSLDWDLGNYSVLCSGALGAGGDEITLTGPSISSWRLQRTRDAAVLTWDVERGALISSFQIQAQVENPDLSKATASEDWISLLTLGPRDRSAVVPLLPQKPRAWVFRILPTLGHQPGTPSQSQVYRTGPTLGPGAIAGIVLGSLLGLALLAALLILCICYLCHFQGH